In Puntigrus tetrazona isolate hp1 chromosome 23, ASM1883169v1, whole genome shotgun sequence, the DNA window TATCTTTGCTCCTCTGTGCTGACCTACTGGATTTCGTTATAGGTAAGTTTTACTTGAATTATGCATGATTTGAGCAGTCAGCTGTTTAGAGAACAGCTGTAAAAGTCACACCGTATTGATATTTCCTCTGCACTTTATGAGTCGCTCCTTGTACAAAATGCATAACCTGTATGTCTTTACTTTATATCTGCTGTACATTTTGGTATATCAGACCGCCTTGGGTCCATCTGCACTATGCGACCTCAGGCTCTTCTGTTCCTTACTATATGAATGCAGTACTGATTGAATGATTTCTAGATTGAGGTGGCTTGTCCTTTAAACTCAGGTGCACTTGTTTAATGATTTTGATGGGTGGTTATTTTGAGGATAAAGCTTAATCTTTTGTTCTGACCCAGTTTTATGAGGGGTTATCCGCACTCTGAAATAATTAAAGGTCATTGATTGCGTTACAGTAGAGCGGCAGGAATATCTACAGTTAAGAGcaagcaaatatataatattatgtaatgaGTATTTTTCATTTGAGGGTAAGTAGAGTTCAATTTTTCTTTCGTAAGCGTGCATAAGAGAGACCGAGCGCTTGTTCTTGACAGGAATCAGTAATTGCAGCCATCAAACTCTTTACTGTAACTCAATAATGTTGCCTAGCATCATGTCATGTCTAATTCTCTTGAGTTGAGCACTTAATGTCACCGGTCAGATCATATTAGAGGTCcagagaaatgagaaatgcatCGTTagcaatgttttatatatatatatatatatatatatatatatatatatatatatatatatatatatatatatatatatatatatatgcaatcaCAGATATGTGATTTAAGCCTTACGTGTTTTGCTTTAGCTCTCCCGGTCTTTACAACAGATATCATATTGAAGTTGTATCATAATGCGTTAAGAATGGTTTTTGGACTTAATAAGGTTCACATAATTGGAAGTTACACTGGAGTAAATTATAATGATACCATTGAGTGAAGTTTGTGATTTACTGATTAAGATTGGGGCAAACTAAACGGAAAAAAGAATACGTCACTCAAAACCAACTTGGATTGGATGTTAATGTAAATACGGCGTGAACTAAGAATTATATATGGTTACTTAGCAACCAGTTTAACACAGATGCCTTCTTGTGAGCACACTAGACATCTGTAATACACTCTAACCTTTGATATgctttaatgcatgtttatataatcAAACAGATTACTAAAATCATCACAGTGGCCCAACTAATCCTTACACATCACCATTAACATTTCTAACCAACTCTGACATTTGACCAGAGATTGATTTTCGGTGATTTCCAAGATCATTGCACTCTACAAAAGGTGCTTAGGTGGCGTGGGACTGCCATAAACCCTCAAAAATTGATATGGTCTCCACTCGCTAAGCCTCCTAAAGGACACTCAGTAAACGACGGCATGAAGAAGTGTGTGCTTGAGGATCACAGGACATTCCCAGTGTCCTGTGCCGCATGTGGGGCAGCCTACAGAATCACTTGGTTGATGGGAGAAAATACCATGGATTagggaaagaagaaaaacacacacacacacacacacacacacactgaaaaaaataatccatTCACTGACGTCACAGTTAAAAAAGCCAATACGGTAGAGCAGTGGGATTTTGTAGGTCAGTGAATTTGTGACAGATTATAGGCCGATTGCCTCCCACTCTGATGCCTGTGCTCGGTACATGGTGACATGGAACTGCAGCACTCAGCGAGACACGGCTGCTTTTCACGGTTGTTCAAGACGCGAAGACATTTCATGCTTTCTGTCTGATGTTGGTAAAAATTTGAGTAACAATTGTAAACTAAGTCCTTTCGCTTTATTGGGACAGGGATACAGCTCTGGCAGCACGGATGGCTGGAAGACTCGAAAGAGATGAAATATAGCTTTAGATCTTGAAGCATCAAACTGCACAAAGAATCCATCTTTGTGACAGCCATTATGTAATACCGTAATGCGCTgaacaacgtgtgtgtgtgtgtgtgtgtgtgtgtgcagcatcTTTTCAAATCCATTCTAAACAGATGGGTGTTTGATTTATAGTGAAGCAGTATTGTCTCTTTagctttgttttttcattttgtttgttttgtgttgttttacttACTTCTTATGATTTTCTTTGATTATGCAGTATTTCTTGTGGATATTgcattgctttgttttttgagtttattttttgttcaactTTGTTTCActgttcattttactttttgttccTTTATATGTAAAGAATATACTTATCTGTTCAAATGGGTAGTATTTTAGTTGATTTTgcgttgctttgtttttttgttgttttttaggctttgtttaatttgcttcttttaattttgctttttttacattacattgtgtagcatttttagtgtgtttactttttgagtttagttttttgctttagtttttatttgtttttcatgtttacatttgtttctttatattttgttattttgctgtGCTTTTAGTTTTGTTGAGTTTAGTTTtgcgtgtttgtttttactttgtttcatgtgaatttgttttttaaccaATTTAACTTaccatatttaacatttttaaccaaGTCTCTTTACATTTGaatgttgtttaaatttgtttaatttgatcaGAGGGCTACAATATTACAATACCTAACATGCATGAGAGTCTGGTGCTTTGAAGGTTTTTAGTGATCATATATTTTACCTTGTTTACTTTGtataataagagaaaaaaaaaaaaaaaaatatatatagatataaaaatatataaatataaaaataatatatataaagttgcCTGCAATATAGATCttgagtttttttaattcatgtcaTTACAAGCAGAGTTGGTTGAATAAGGGAAAATCAGAGATACCCATctgttatttataatttattaaattaaataaaattaaatatgcacacacaggataaaatctgttaaatttttacgtttatttttataaagtaatttgctttggttttcattgtatttagctttttgtttaagcttttggtttgttttgttttgccatagttgaaagcaaaaaatctaaaattatataGACTTTGTtttaagaacagttttttttttttccgcatcAGTGTCATTGCAAGCAGAGTTGGTTGAATAATGGATAATCAGGTATACCTGTCAGGTATGTGCTGATGAAAGTTCTTGCTGTGAggatattaaaaattaatgaaacatAGCACAGAGACATCTTCTTGCGGACTTCTCACAACACCCATTAATATTCGTTTTTGCAATCATGCTTTTTGATCTGAAATATTCACAACTTGGATCAAGAGCTCATTATAAGCTATAATTTCACTGTCATTGCGGTATGACCTCTCTTGGGGGAGGTTTATATTGCGTTCTTCAAAAGCACTCCGTTTTGCTAACTTatgacttaatgatttcagaaacGAGGAAAGCGCTCTAATTTTGCTAGGACCCGTTGCTGGTAATTTGAATGGGATTTTAAAGGAGGGCTGTGCAATTTGAGGATGTAATATAGCGTTCAGAATGTGACACTGCTATCTTTTTCCAGGTTATTTAACAGTCACCATTGAGCCTCTCCCTCCTGTGGTTATGGGGGACACAGTGACTTTGAAGTGCAATTTCAGGACGGATGGGAACTTACGAGAGATTGTGTGGTTTCGGGTAAGCGGCGTCCGAGTTTCATCTTTTCATGTGATACACCTTTTATTTCAGCATCCTGGAAAAAAACCCAGTGTGCTAGTTTCTGTGCCTTTTCCAACTCTTTTAGGTTGCTGTTCTGTTGGCAAACTGACGTTGTGAGATCAGGAGCtgtcaaaaatatgaaaatatattcaggATTAAGAGTGAACGGCTCAGTGATTTTAGGACaagctgttttcattttgtcGTCACACAGTGACATAAGTATGGCAGGTTTGATGAGCCAACGGataaaacattcaattaaaCACATCAGTATGCCAATACATTTCCATGACGCTTTTAAAAAGACTTTGCAACTTTGCAACATCATTTCGAGCATATCATGTGTTTAATTTAACTACTGGTTTTTCTGCATTCATCCCCCTCCACTAGAAATCATACAAAGGTCACATTCTAATAGTGGTAAAAATGTATAGATGACAAAACAtcaaacaattttatttatttttcaaaattaagcaACTGGCACCAACCGGTAAAAACTCTGCTTTGAATCTAAAACACTTTGACATCAACTGGTTAAAAATGGCTCAGAGAAATCAATCTTTCGGTCTACCAAAGTTTTCTTGCACAGtgaatttcatacatttttaagatggCAGCTATAATTATAGCAAATGACCAACATTTAAttgtaagtatttttttctctcaactTTCTTTTAGCCAGTGCATGATAGTGTATTGTAATTGTTTTCAAAGGTGACGGAAGGTGGaacatcaaaacagaaaatcttCACCTACGACGCCATGTACAACACCAATTTTTCTCACATGGAGGACTTTCGCAGACAAGAGGACCTTGTTTACCAGTCAACTGTCAGGTTATAGTTATATCCAGCAGAGCACAGTTTATAGCGGATATTACTTTGCTTTCCTCTCGGCACGCACAGTGCTATTTTTATGACTGCTGTTATGTGTTTAGACAGATTGTTCCTCACTGTTCTTAGGCTCCCTGAGGTTCAGATGGAAGATGATGGACCATATGAATGCCATGTGGGAATCTATGACAGGGCGTCTAGAGAGAAGGTGGTCTTGGCATCTGGGAGCATCACACTTAATGTCATGTGTAGGTTCTAGTTACAAACCATCATACACACATACGTTTCTAAGATAAGGCATTGTATGTGGTCAAAAAATGCGGTCAATTTGCTTAAGTATCTGGCCTGGGTCAACGAAATCCTATATATTCTGTTAATAACTGCCATAGTTCTTCTAAAAAATCTATCCATCTTCTTTTGGGCACATGGAAGAATAACTTTGGACTCAACTGACgttcattgtatggacaaaaatatattctacaAAAGAAagaggtttggaacaacgtgagaaacagaaaaatatgacagaattctcatttttgtgtCAACTGTTTCTGTGACccgagaaaagaaaaaaaaacatttcagtgcaCTTTTCTGTTATTTGAAAGGattctttgtaaatgtaataatgataatggaaaatggaaaatgaataGTATAACGGTGTGTATATCTTTTCAAACCCAGAACAATATTCTAAATTCTCAGTCTCTTTCTTAATTGTTTGTGCAAGTATCTACATGCCCATGAAGCCTGGGAATATTCAGCAAGCCTGGGGTATTCATGCAATTTCCTTCTGCATGCACTTGTAAATTAATATGTTTCGTTACGGATGTAATACTCCGTGAAAAGAGAGATACGAGCTAGAGTTCATTTAATGGCAGCTAAGAAATCATCAGAAAGATTTCACATGGCTTACTGACTTAAAACAAGAGATTTTGCTATTGTGATATAAATCTCGCCTACTAATGCACTTTGCTTATAAACTGAAAGCTCATTAAATGAGGATCTCCTGGCTTGCGGTCTGAAGCACAAAAGTGCCCTTGAGGAAAAGATACTAATAATTACTTTGAATGCTGCACTGTCATCTCTGCTTATCTCTTTGGATTGCTGGTGTAAAGCTATTGATTTATAATGAGTTTtcaatgtctttgtttttctcagctCCACCAAAATCAATATCTGTTGAAGCAGCAAATCAGCCAGCTCGATTCAGTCGCTACGAGGCTCAAAATTTCACGCTTGTTTGCATTGTAACTGGAGGAAAACCTGCCCCCGTGGTTAGTAGAAGAATTAAAAACAAGCTCCAATTTAAAACCCAAATAATGACGGACGTGTACAATGAAGAGgttatttaaatggaaatgtgtTCTTTTGCCGTTTAGTTGTAACTTTTCGTAATTATGTCTTCACCAAACTCAGGTGTACTTCAAGAGGGATGGGGAACTTATTGAAGTCCATCCTTTTGTGTCTGCTGAGAAAGTGGAAAACAGAGGCTTGCTCGCCGCATTGGATAACCAGCCGCTTATCAGTCGAGAACTGGATGATACAAAAGTGCAgaagtctctctctttcctggGCCCTTACAGTGAGCCGGTGCGTCTGGATAAGGACCGGCCCCAGCGCAGCTACACGTCTGGGGCCCCCGGGCAGGAGGAAGCCAGTCCCACCACAGAAGTCATCCCAGAGACTGTGATCAGCCGAGAGTTTCCCCGCTGGGTGCTGAGCTCAAGCCCCATGTATTATTTCAATCATACGCAGTCTGAGCTTCATGACGGGACCTTGGAGGTCCAAGCTATGCTGACCTGGCACTTGAACCCACAGCTGGACAATGAGGCTCTGTTCACCTGTGAAGTCAAGCACCCCGCTCTTTCCATGCCCATGAAGGCAGAGGTTACGCTCTGTGAGTCAAACTCTACATACGTTACTGAATACAGTTAAATACAGTCTAAAGGCCCGTTCACGCCAAGGacgataactataaatataacgATAAAAATATAGGGTCCACATCACAGCCTTAACGAAAAGGCACAGAAAAACAATAGcattggaatcactttcagaatgatttttcTAGCtgataaacaagaaaaaagagaTTTCATCCACAGATTTCATGTTGGTGTGAATGGGCTTTAAGTATGTTTATTATGGtctaacaatatatatatttttttcatttcatatgtttAGATTACTTTTAATATCAACATTTACTTAATCTTCAAATTTAGCAATGTCATCTttgaatcaaaatgaatatacatttttcatataaaaaatgtaactatatattAGATTAGaattaattgaatatataataatattttcttaattttaccAAATTATACTAAACCTTACTGATTGTTTACACAGGGTATAACAACTTGGgaatgaatataatacaaaatggGAATAATTCAAtcttttttgtacagttttgtgATTCCCCCCCCACCTTGTTACACTCCAGGACCTTGAGTCTGTCTCCTCTGACATAATGACAACAATTTTATTTCTCACTGTTTACAAGCTGCTCCAAAAGGCCCGAAACACTCTCTGGCACCAAGCAGAGCGAAAGTGGGAGACACGGTTCGCATCAAAGTGGAAGGATTCCAAATGGGGCCCAAAGCGGTACAATCACtgaaagaagaaatgtttctagCATATAATAAAGTGgtgcaaaataattatttggaaACAATGCAACTTaacagtagttttttttgtctaaacagAATATGCCTACTCTAATTTGAATGCATGGCAACAGCAATAgctaatgttttacattataaagtCTACCAATGTCTTTCAGAAATGTTGAACTAAAAAATTAAGTTGCTTTTGATGATTTATAGTGTACCTTAAATGTCTTCGAGAGCttcttttgaaaactgtttAATATTCTCTTCGGGTACAAAATATATGAGCAAATGAATACTGCCAGTGGTGTTTagcaaatgtatataaatgattaaaaagagTCTCCCTAGCAACTCCTCATGAATATTTTAGCTTTGTTTGTAATGTTTCACACCCGAATGGCGAAAAATATCAACTATATACTCTGCAGGGTATAAACACGGTCAGGGTTTAAGCGTTTAATGAATATTTGGGTTTTCTGGTTGTGCTACAGAATAAAGTGTTTCCAGAGCCTCTGTTCACATGGACACGTGTGGGAGGACCTCTGCTGGATGGAAGCGAAGAGAGATTTGGGAAAGTACTGGTTCTGGAAAGAGTCCCAGCCGAGCTCAACGGATCCATGTATCGCTGCACGGTCCAAAACCCGTTGGGATCTACCAACACTCACACCCGCCTGATAGTATTCGGTCAGTATACTAGAAGACGCACCGCACACGATTCCAGTGGTCTGTAGCCAACACTCCGATGCCTCATACTGTTCGGTTTCTACCTAAGCTGCGTCTGCTTGACAATGCTGGATCCACATCTGACGCTCAGAGCCACTTGTCTTTATCCAGCActtgcattcattaaaaatcttcAGACCATTCCCAAACATCCTTATTTCTcacagtattttgtttttactcaGTAATTAAATGCCCCATACTGTTTAGTGAGATGTAATCACAGTaagctatttattttcaaaagacaTCACAGCGTTTGATCAGCAGGCGAAAAAAAGTGTATGGTGCGTTTTTGATAACGGCATGCATAACCATTTCTGGACTTAAAGTTGCACTCGGTAATGTTGTTTATCAttgacatgttttcttttttgaagtGCCTATTTACGCAGAGGCTATTTAAACTAATTCCACCAATGTGTGATTGGGGCAGTCGACACTACAAAAGATGCTTGACAAAAATCAAGGCCAATAGCAAAGATCGACCTGGGATCAAATCcatattttcctctttttaaatCTTGAATCACATCGGaaaggcatttattttcaataaaaaattaaggacaaaatagggttaggttaggtgtcCCGGTAAGGTGggcatccatttaataatttgaaataaagtgATCATTTACAATCAATACGTTATTATTGcgtaatttttttgcattacaatactgaggtgcagataactGACCTGCAATAcgtagtatttttattgttattttaacagCGTAAATATAATCTATAGCTATTTGCACTTATTCTAAATCGCATTTCGCtaaaaatgctgctgttttcatttaatgtaaatagaACTCATTTCTATTTACATTAGCGTAAATAGCGTCCACctctatttgcacttagtgtaaatatcATCAATTCCTaagaaaatattcttttttcacTTAACCTAAATAGCATCTATTAGGCTACAAAGGAACCATgaagtgctaaaatgctaacTTTTTCAGCACTATGGCTAAAGGCAAATAGAGCACTATAAAGTGAATGTCCAGAACATCAGCAAGTTCAACATCAAGAAACTACCAAAGGCACCTTCAAGGTTGCATATTGCTATGCTTTTTAATCTCTATGTTTTAGGTGTTTTAATTGATAACGCTTACAGTTTAACTCaagcttactttttttttttttttttttcagaaaatccCAGGATCAAGAAGGAGACTACAAACCTGAAATGTAAGGCACAAAAACATCCTACACACGACACATCCGACAGCATTGCAGACGAGCTCTCACCATCACCTTTAAATACTTTTCAGTTGGCGATTCTGCTGGAGACGTGCTCGGGCCCTCActgatgctgctgctgttgtcatTGACTCTGGAGCTAACATGAACGCTATGGGATGCGCTTCCCACTAGTACCCTCTCTGATACTCTGTCAGCTCCTCTGCCGTCTCTCTCGCTGTCCAGCAGCTACGCTATAATCCAGGACTGAGATTGCTGCAGAGAAATGTGTGCTCGGAATGAGAACGATAAGCTCAACCCTCCCTGACCACTCCAGCCATGTGACAACGGTTCAGCTCAGTTTGTTCCGCACCTGTTTTGTCACAATACTGTGACATATTCATGCTTTGACTTCATTTTCTACATTGTATTTGTGCACAGCTGTGTTGCAGGAAAGGATTAGAGTCAAGTGGAATGGGACGGCCCACATAGCCTACAGATAATCCTGGACATACATTACAGCTTTCATCATTCTAAACAGCTTATTGTAATGTCATTTCATTAATGTTGTTCTTTATATCCGAGCTGTTGAGTGCAAAATCACTTTCTAGATTTCATGGCCGAGGCTATTGAATGTTGTGAATGAGATTCACCTACTGCATTTGACCTCTAGATGACGGTATAGATCTTCAGACCGAATACCCTTTTTTGATGCCTAAAATGTCCATAGACCCTCTCGGATGGTGTGCGCTGAGAAGTTCCTCAAGCAGTTATGTAATGCATCATAGCGCAACGTCATTATCTCTGCAGTGAACAAGGTGTTGCTACACGTGATACAGAATAATTAAAGGCAACCTttgaaattaattgcaattcttttcttctgtttgcACAAAATGCAGGCTAAATTGTGGTGCGACAGTTTACAAAGGCCtattagttattataaaataataagattaaCGCAACACCCCAGTAAGGAAATAAAGAGCTGAGCACGTGGGTGACCTGAGTTGTGACGTTTGGAAGGGGCGTGTATGCCCACGCGAAATATGGCGGTAAACAATGAGCGATGTGAAATTATTTGGGGGCACAAACACAAGTGCAGTATTAAATTCTGGATAAGGCATGTTTGAAGCCGCTGtaaaacatatgtgtgtgtgtgtgtgtgtgtgtgtgtgtgtgtgtgtgtgtgtgtgtatttaaataaatactacaaaaacaaaaaaataaaaaaaaaaaaaatatatatatatatatatatatatatatatatatatatatatatatatatatatatatatatttttttttttttttttttgtagtatttaaataaaatcattaaagacCATAAAACTACTTGAAGTATATACATAAAGGACGCATTTGGATTCTTGCTATATTAACCCTTTTCAGTCACTAAAATAGATTTAGGCACGATGCCGTTTTTTAGTCACTGAGTCAGAGCGCCATTAAATTGCACATATTGTAAACAGCCTAAATGCCGCGTGAAAACGTCTGATGATGTTTGAAAGTAGGTTGACAAAACAGATGCACATTAGCCTACTAATGAGTCTCACAGCAGTTCGCGCGATGAGCCCCTTTAAGTCTTTAACAGCGATCAGCATGACTTCGGGTATAATGAGAGGATAACCGCGTAGCATAAATTATGAATGTTTCGCTAATTATCCCTCGATCTTCGAACGACACTTGAGTTGCGTCCCGCCTCTCGCGTTAAAGCGTACGAAGAGTTCTCCATCCACGGGATGCATgttattagagagagagagagagagagagagagagagagagagagagagagagagagagagagagagagagagtgtctcACATGTGACAGTTCTTCATTCGTAGGTAAGTAAGACACTTGGCACTCTGATAGACCTCCTCTCTTGGACCTGCTCGCATTTTAAGGGACTTTCTCCTCACAGACCAGGAGAGCAGGACGCGTTTCCAGTTACTCAGAGAAGTCCAGCGTGCCTTTTGACAGCTGACAAGTTACAAACACACTCACGAGCTTGTTTCATTCCGCAAACTCGATAGAAAGATCGGACTATCCGAGAGTCATGATGGAGATGAAGGTGCTGGGATGCGCGTTGCTTTTTCCTGTCCAgatcttgttttgtttattgagGGCGATCGTGCGCTTCTTTACGCGCCAGAAGCGCAGAGATCTGGGCACGGATGTGGTCCTCATCACTGGAGGTGGAAGAGGAATCGGTCGTCACCTGGCTAAAGAGTTTGCCAAGCAAGGAGCAAGAAAGGTAAGGCTGCGTTAGCGTTTTTATTGGGCGTAACGCTATTCTTTACGACGTTATCTTCTCCCATGCTCTTCGTaacgttcatttaaaaaaagtgctttctTTGCCTAGATCGAGGACCTCGTAGCCTACAGAAAATTAATTTgagctttttaaagaaatgttaaaagtcttttttattactattattaaaagaatTAGAATTAGTACgtaatgcattttgaaatgtaaacttTCAAAGCGCAATCTGGGGTTAGTCTCGCGCAACACAAATTGTAATTTGGCGCCACTTACACGCTAGTGCTAGTAACAAACATTTACCTACAAACCTTTTTTACACAGCAATAGCGTTCTGTGATATATTTGTGATCTTCAAAcatatagtaaaaaaacaaaacaaacaaggctACATATCGATGTAACCCCTCCGTAACGACAAGCGCGTACCGTTGTTATGGTTACCTCATCTGGCGATTGCCGCTTCAGTTCGTCAGCGTGTACAGGTATTGGGCAACAGGTGAAAAAACGCGCCCTGTTTTTAATATCACTTTCAAAATTGCTCACTTTCTGACCCGGATTAACTGATGTATAAAAATCGACCGCACTCCTACAATACTCGTACTTTttaaagtaagaaagaaaaatataaaatgaatcgGCTCAGATCTATGTGCCTGTAAGAAAAATCCAAATGCGAGTAgggcatttttttctgttactgttaaatttttttcagcattaccGACAACCAAACAAAACCAGTAAGGGTCATGTTCACCTGATTTATTCGCAACAGTAAACACACCTTTTTTTTGGTTATGTAAATACGCTTTGAAATAGCCCAGTTTGTCTTGATGGGGCACAGTGTGATTTTCCAGTCAGGCAGTCAACAGAAGGCAGTGACCTGTCGCTGCCCTCATCTGAAGCCTTGAGTCCTGTTTCATTTTCCtctcgcacacaaacacaggtgtTTCCTAAGCCTTTATGTCTTTACAAATGCCCAACAATGGGCCGCTGACAGGCACGGCCGTTTTGTTGAACTCAAATCATGTGTGACCCTTTAACCTTCCAGAAA includes these proteins:
- the igsf21b gene encoding immunoglobulin superfamily member 21b, which produces MFNNAKEMSIITLSLLLCADLLDFVIGYLTVTIEPLPPVVMGDTVTLKCNFRTDGNLREIVWFRVTEGGTSKQKIFTYDAMYNTNFSHMEDFRRQEDLVYQSTVRLPEVQMEDDGPYECHVGIYDRASREKVVLASGSITLNVMSPPKSISVEAANQPARFSRYEAQNFTLVCIVTGGKPAPVVYFKRDGELIEVHPFVSAEKVENRGLLAALDNQPLISRELDDTKVQKSLSFLGPYSEPVRLDKDRPQRSYTSGAPGQEEASPTTEVIPETVISREFPRWVLSSSPMYYFNHTQSELHDGTLEVQAMLTWHLNPQLDNEALFTCEVKHPALSMPMKAEVTLSAPKGPKHSLAPSRAKVGDTVRIKVEGFQMGPKANKVFPEPLFTWTRVGGPLLDGSEERFGKVLVLERVPAELNGSMYRCTVQNPLGSTNTHTRLIVFENPRIKKETTNLKFGDSAGDVLGPSLMLLLLSLTLELT